Proteins encoded together in one Bos indicus isolate NIAB-ARS_2022 breed Sahiwal x Tharparkar chromosome 3, NIAB-ARS_B.indTharparkar_mat_pri_1.0, whole genome shotgun sequence window:
- the GUCA2A gene encoding guanylin: MNTFLLSALCLLGAWATLTGGVIVKDGDFSFSLESVKKLKDLQELQELQEPRIPRNPGGHIASNLCSLPTFPEELKPLCKESNAQEILDRLGAIAADPSTCEICAYAACAGC, translated from the exons ATGAACACCTTCCTGCTGTCCGCCCTGTGCCTCCTTGGAGCCTGGGCCACCCTGACAGGAGGAGTCATCGTGAAG GATGGAGACTTCTCCTTTTCTCTGGAGTCGGTGAAGAAGCTCAAGGACCTCCAGGAGCTCCAGGAGCTCCAGGAGCCTAGGATCCCTAGAAATCCTGGTGGACACATCGCTTCCAACCTTTGTAGCTTGCCTACTTTTCCCGAAGAACTCAAGCCTCTTTGCAAGGAGTCCAACGCCCAGGAGATCCTGGACAGGCTGG GGGCCATCGCGGCGGATCCAAGCACGTGTGAGATCTGTGCCTACGCGGCCTGTGCTGGATGCTAG